The Methanobrevibacter ruminantium DNA segment GTTTGCAAATCATTTTTCAACATTCACTGTAATTTATTAATGCACCATTTATCACCTTAGCTGTTAGATAAACTTACAAAGGGGGAGTGGATGTTGATAATATAAAATTCATTTACTTTTATAATCTAAACTAAAGGGGGTATTTTATGGATAATGAAAGTATAAAAATCAAGATTCAGGATCATGACAAAATTTCCGGTACTGAAAAATTAAACAAAAATCAAAACAATGTAAAAGGGGGAAATGATATGGAAAATGAAAACAAAACTGTTGTAAATGACTACAATGATGAAAAACTTGCAAATATTGGAATTGAAGAGGAAATGGATTTATTCTTTATTTTAGACAGAAGCGGATCTATGGGGGGCAGTGAAAGGGACACCATTAATGGATTCAATGCTTTCATTGAAAAGCAAGCAGTGAAAAACCAAAACATTCGTGTAACCACCATTCTCTTTGATGATGAGTATCAGGTCTTGTACTCCAGAAAACCTATCTCTGAAGTGAAACCACTTACTGAAAAGGAGTACAACGTTAGAGGATGTACCGCTTTGCTCGATTCAATTGGAAAAACTGTAAACTCCTATAAAAACAGAGTAGGTTCTGCTATGTGCATCATCACTTCTGATGGATATGAAAACTCTTCCAGAGAGTTCAATAGGGACCAAATCAGGAGAATTATTGAAAAAAGCGGATGGGAATTCGTATTTATCGGTGCGGATATAGATTCATAGGCTGAGGCATCACGTATTGGAATCCGTAAAAGCCGTGTTGCAAATTACAATAA contains these protein-coding regions:
- a CDS encoding vWA domain-containing protein, with the translated sequence MDNESIKIKIQDHDKISGTEKLNKNQNNVKGGNDMENENKTVVNDYNDEKLANIGIEEEMDLFFILDRSGSMGGSERDTINGFNAFIEKQAVKNQNIRVTTILFDDEYQVLYSRKPISEVKPLTEKEYNVRGCTALLDSIGKTVNSYKNRVGSAMCIITSDGYENSSREFNRDQIRRIIEKSGWEFVFIGADIDS